A genomic window from Coccinella septempunctata chromosome 9, icCocSept1.1, whole genome shotgun sequence includes:
- the LOC123320130 gene encoding uncharacterized protein LOC123320130 isoform X2 yields MYFLVKFDDGVQYICDEKKISNRDGEKCNVKYRNGARYPAKILASNDDLNCLEHLMNKEDTSENEVENLSREEETNSSLLPLTEFNSDDNPAYANANNGRKNPIVLISDEYILLDISTTNAENVSEVKPSHWYPNENTSGQCKSSSSSNESENAGALPTQDSSSGESPHRYPSENTSGQCELPSTTNELENGALNTQDNSSDDDFADTFGDDTHEDSEYLGSLSDSSSSSSEFEKDSSTPKRKENSTNVRTTPNDDTRRSLEISLTANEYGKSSKDDNDMFVRTSEATRNPKNKKLYCMFCGKFQSKFARHIELVHSNETEVKKFINLKKGCTERRNIIETIRKRSQFFYNTNHNVNDGELIVSRRPGKKLNKTASDYIACQNCKGFYTKNNIRHHAKKCFNYDGSRSRTVMVMGRKVLGRIHSDASDILRKAIFPVLREDDVIKSIRYDRLIILYGNKMCCKYRLQHQHDMIRAQLRLLGRFLISLKSINREIVELEDLYVPNHFDDAISAINIVAGLDPNTLMYRAPSTAYTLGSLIKKCGNIHVSECIKKKETEKKQNAEDFLKLLAEDIGVTVNKTVEETQTRNARRKVFEMPSTEDIKTFNTYLRERRQLALNELQTKFSPDSWLALAESTLTSVHVFNRRRAGEIERIFIEDFRSYAQISPYELKSLPSDARKLAKTYVRFVIRGKLNRTVPVLLSRELVKCIESIIEHRDEMGVHRENRYVFGIPGFERSRHKYLRACVLMRKFAEASGACFPSSLRGTKLRKHIATNCINLDLSETEVTDVANFMGHSSKIHKEHYRQPIASREILRISRILELAQGGNDSESDKEDWNDEERGNREVSDELSPTQPSTSFSGQTVINDSRNAKKKRSTSPFGLVKKKKRWTEEETRVANMLFEDAIRTEIYPSLKAIQELKQRYPCLKDRNANVIKTWISNKIKIKRARQSN; encoded by the exons ATGTATTTTCTTGTGAAATTTGACGACggtgttcaatacatttgtgatgAAAAGAAAATATCGAATAGGGATGGAGAGAAGTGTAATGTGAAATACCGAAATGGTGCTCGATATCCCGCCAAAATTTTAGCTTCAAATG ATGATCTCAATTGCCTTGAGCACTTGATGAATAAAGAGGACACTTCTGAGAATGAAGTGGAAAATTTGTCCCGTGAAGAGGAAACAAATTCGAGCCTTTTACCACTGACGGAGTTCAACTCTGATGATAATCCTGCTTATGCCAACGCAAACAATGGTCGAAAAAATCCGATTGTTCTTATAAGTGATGAATACATACTACTTGACATTTCAACTACAAATGCAGAAAATGTATCTGAAG TAAAACCATCTCATTGGTACCCCAATGAAAATACTTCTGGACAATGCAAATCATCATCAAGCAGTAATGAATCGGAGAATGCTGGTGCATTACCTACACAGGACAGCTCAAGCG GTGAATCACCGCATCGATACCCGAGCGAAAATACTTCTGGACAATGCGAGTTACCATCAACCACTAATGAATTGGAGAATGGTGCATTAAATACACAGGACAACTCTAGCG atgaTGATTTCGCGGATACGTTTGGAGATGACACTCATGAAGATAGTGAGTACCTAGGTTCGCTATCTGATTCATCTTCTTCGAGTTCTGAATTTGAGAAGGACTCTTCTACACCGAAACGTAAAGAGAATTCTACAAATGTTAGAACAACTCCCAACGATGACACCAGACGTTCCTTGGAAATATCGTTGACGGCCAATGAATATGGAAAATCGTCAAAGGATGATAATGATATGTTCGTTCGTACTAGTGAAGCTACAAGAAATCCTAAAAATAAAAAGCTCTATTGTATGTTTTGTGGAAAATTCCAAAGTAAATTCGCTAGGCACATTGAATTGGTGCATTCGAATGAGACAGAGGttaaaaaatttataaatttgAAGAAAGGTTGTACTGAGAGGAGAAATATCATCGAGACCATAAGAAaaagatctcaatttttttacaaTACAAACCACAACGTCAACGATGGTGAATTGATAGTAAGTCGAAGGCCTGGTAAGAAATTGAACAAGACAGCATCAGATTATATTGCATGTCAGAATTGTAAGGGTTTCTACACGAAGAACAATATTAGACATCatgcaaaaaaatgtttcaactaTGATGGCTCCAGAAGCCGAACAGTTATGGTGATGGGGCGAAAGGTATTAGGAAGAATCCATTCCGATGCATCCGATATCTTGCGAAAAGCTATATTTCCTGTTCTAAGAGAGGATGATGTTATCAAGTCTATCCGATATGATAGACTCATAATTCTGTATGGAAATAAAATGTGCTGCAAGTATCGCTTGCAACACCAGCACGATATGATAAGGGCACAATTGAGACTCTTAGGAAGATTCCTAATCAGCTTGAAGTCCATTAATAGAGAAATAGTGGAACTGGAGGATTTATATGTTCCAAATCATTTTGATGATGCTATTTCGGCCATAAATATTGTAGCCGGTTTGGACCCGAACACCCTTATGTATAGGGCACCATCAACGGCGTATACTCTTGgctctttaattaaaaaatgTGGAAACATTCATGTAAGTGAATGCATTAAAAAAAAGGAAACTGAGAAGAAACAAAATGCGGAAGATTTCCTTAAACTACTGGCCGAGGATATTGGAGTGACAGTGAATAAAACTGTAGAGGAAACACAGACAAGAAATGCGAGGAGGAAAGTCTTTGAAATGCCTTCAACGGAAGACATTAAAACTTTTAATACTTATTTGAGAGAAAGGAGGCAACTCGCTCTCAATGAATTACAGACAAAATTCAGCCCGGACTCTTGGTTGGCACTGGCAGAGTCAACTCTAACTTCGGTTCATGTGTTCAACCGCCGTAGAGCAGGTGAAATAGAACGCATATTTATAGAAGATTTCAGGAGTTATGCTCAAATAAGTCCTTATGAGTTGAAGAGTTTGCCTTCTGATGCTCGAAAGTTAGCTAAAACTTATGTTCGGTTTGTAATTCGCGGCAAACTCAACCGAACAGTGCCTGTACTCTTATCTCGCGAATTAGTGAAGTGCATTGAAAGTATAATCGAACATAGAGATGAGATGGGGGTCCATCGAGAAAACAGGTACGTTTTTGGTATCCCTGGTTTCGAGAGAAGTAGACATAAGTATCTACGTGCTTGTGTTCTGATGCGGAAATTCGCAGAGGCTTCTGGGGCATGTTTTCCAAGTAGTTTGCGAGGAACGAAACTGAGGAAACACATTGCCACCAACTGTATCAATCTCGACCTCTCTGAAACTGAAGTCACAGATGTGGCTAACTTCATGGGACACAGTAGCAAAATTCACAAAGAACACTATCGTCAACCTATAGCTAGTAGGGAGATATTGAGAATATCTAGAATTTTAGAATTGGCACAAGGTGGCAACGACTCTGAATCAGATAAGGAAGACTGGAATGATGAAGAAAGGGGCAATCGAGAAG TTTCTGATGAATTATCGCCGACACAGCCATCGACGTCTTTTTCAGGCCAGACTGTGATTAACGACAGTAGGAATGCCAAAAAGAAAAGATCAA CATCTCCCTTCGGCCTCGTGAAAAAAAAGAAGAGATGGACTGAAGAAGAAACGAGAGTGGCAAATATGCTGTTCGAAGATGCTATCAGAACGGAGATATATCCATCGCTGAAAGCTATACAAGAATTGAAGCAACGATATCCATGCCTGAAAGATAGGAATGCGAATGTAATCAAAACGTGGATATCAAACAAGATCAAGATCAAAAGAGCAAGGCAATCCAATTGA
- the LOC123320130 gene encoding uncharacterized protein LOC123320130 isoform X1, with translation MYFLVKFDDGVQYICDEKKISNRDGEKCNVKYRNGARYPAKILASNDDLNCLEHLMNKEDTSENEVENLSREEETNSSLLPLTEFNSDDNPAYANANNGRKNPIVLISDEYILLDISTTNAENVSEVKPSHWYPNENTSGQCKSSSSSNESENAGALPTQDSSSGESPHRYPSENTSGQCELPSTTNELENGALNTQDNSSDDDFADTFGDDTHEDSEYLGSLSDSSSSSSEFEKDSSTPKRKENSTNVRTTPNDDTRRSLEISLTANEYGKSSKDDNDMFVRTSEATRNPKNKKLYCMFCGKFQSKFARHIELVHSNETEVKKFINLKKGCTERRNIIETIRKRSQFFYNTNHNVNDGELIVSRRPGKKLNKTASDYIACQNCKGFYTKNNIRHHAKKCFNYDGSRSRTVMVMGRKVLGRIHSDASDILRKAIFPVLREDDVIKSIRYDRLIILYGNKMCCKYRLQHQHDMIRAQLRLLGRFLISLKSINREIVELEDLYVPNHFDDAISAINIVAGLDPNTLMYRAPSTAYTLGSLIKKCGNIHVSECIKKKETEKKQNAEDFLKLLAEDIGVTVNKTVEETQTRNARRKVFEMPSTEDIKTFNTYLRERRQLALNELQTKFSPDSWLALAESTLTSVHVFNRRRAGEIERIFIEDFRSYAQISPYELKSLPSDARKLAKTYVRFVIRGKLNRTVPVLLSRELVKCIESIIEHRDEMGVHRENRYVFGIPGFERSRHKYLRACVLMRKFAEASGACFPSSLRGTKLRKHIATNCINLDLSETEVTDVANFMGHSSKIHKEHYRQPIASREILRISRILELAQGGNDSESDKEDWNDEERGNREVSDELSAVINQPSSTFSSESSGIAESENSCRNAERKRLLSDELSPTQPSTSFSGQTVINDSRNAKKKRSTSPFGLVKKKKRWTEEETRVANMLFEDAIRTEIYPSLKAIQELKQRYPCLKDRNANVIKTWISNKIKIKRARQSN, from the exons ATGTATTTTCTTGTGAAATTTGACGACggtgttcaatacatttgtgatgAAAAGAAAATATCGAATAGGGATGGAGAGAAGTGTAATGTGAAATACCGAAATGGTGCTCGATATCCCGCCAAAATTTTAGCTTCAAATG ATGATCTCAATTGCCTTGAGCACTTGATGAATAAAGAGGACACTTCTGAGAATGAAGTGGAAAATTTGTCCCGTGAAGAGGAAACAAATTCGAGCCTTTTACCACTGACGGAGTTCAACTCTGATGATAATCCTGCTTATGCCAACGCAAACAATGGTCGAAAAAATCCGATTGTTCTTATAAGTGATGAATACATACTACTTGACATTTCAACTACAAATGCAGAAAATGTATCTGAAG TAAAACCATCTCATTGGTACCCCAATGAAAATACTTCTGGACAATGCAAATCATCATCAAGCAGTAATGAATCGGAGAATGCTGGTGCATTACCTACACAGGACAGCTCAAGCG GTGAATCACCGCATCGATACCCGAGCGAAAATACTTCTGGACAATGCGAGTTACCATCAACCACTAATGAATTGGAGAATGGTGCATTAAATACACAGGACAACTCTAGCG atgaTGATTTCGCGGATACGTTTGGAGATGACACTCATGAAGATAGTGAGTACCTAGGTTCGCTATCTGATTCATCTTCTTCGAGTTCTGAATTTGAGAAGGACTCTTCTACACCGAAACGTAAAGAGAATTCTACAAATGTTAGAACAACTCCCAACGATGACACCAGACGTTCCTTGGAAATATCGTTGACGGCCAATGAATATGGAAAATCGTCAAAGGATGATAATGATATGTTCGTTCGTACTAGTGAAGCTACAAGAAATCCTAAAAATAAAAAGCTCTATTGTATGTTTTGTGGAAAATTCCAAAGTAAATTCGCTAGGCACATTGAATTGGTGCATTCGAATGAGACAGAGGttaaaaaatttataaatttgAAGAAAGGTTGTACTGAGAGGAGAAATATCATCGAGACCATAAGAAaaagatctcaatttttttacaaTACAAACCACAACGTCAACGATGGTGAATTGATAGTAAGTCGAAGGCCTGGTAAGAAATTGAACAAGACAGCATCAGATTATATTGCATGTCAGAATTGTAAGGGTTTCTACACGAAGAACAATATTAGACATCatgcaaaaaaatgtttcaactaTGATGGCTCCAGAAGCCGAACAGTTATGGTGATGGGGCGAAAGGTATTAGGAAGAATCCATTCCGATGCATCCGATATCTTGCGAAAAGCTATATTTCCTGTTCTAAGAGAGGATGATGTTATCAAGTCTATCCGATATGATAGACTCATAATTCTGTATGGAAATAAAATGTGCTGCAAGTATCGCTTGCAACACCAGCACGATATGATAAGGGCACAATTGAGACTCTTAGGAAGATTCCTAATCAGCTTGAAGTCCATTAATAGAGAAATAGTGGAACTGGAGGATTTATATGTTCCAAATCATTTTGATGATGCTATTTCGGCCATAAATATTGTAGCCGGTTTGGACCCGAACACCCTTATGTATAGGGCACCATCAACGGCGTATACTCTTGgctctttaattaaaaaatgTGGAAACATTCATGTAAGTGAATGCATTAAAAAAAAGGAAACTGAGAAGAAACAAAATGCGGAAGATTTCCTTAAACTACTGGCCGAGGATATTGGAGTGACAGTGAATAAAACTGTAGAGGAAACACAGACAAGAAATGCGAGGAGGAAAGTCTTTGAAATGCCTTCAACGGAAGACATTAAAACTTTTAATACTTATTTGAGAGAAAGGAGGCAACTCGCTCTCAATGAATTACAGACAAAATTCAGCCCGGACTCTTGGTTGGCACTGGCAGAGTCAACTCTAACTTCGGTTCATGTGTTCAACCGCCGTAGAGCAGGTGAAATAGAACGCATATTTATAGAAGATTTCAGGAGTTATGCTCAAATAAGTCCTTATGAGTTGAAGAGTTTGCCTTCTGATGCTCGAAAGTTAGCTAAAACTTATGTTCGGTTTGTAATTCGCGGCAAACTCAACCGAACAGTGCCTGTACTCTTATCTCGCGAATTAGTGAAGTGCATTGAAAGTATAATCGAACATAGAGATGAGATGGGGGTCCATCGAGAAAACAGGTACGTTTTTGGTATCCCTGGTTTCGAGAGAAGTAGACATAAGTATCTACGTGCTTGTGTTCTGATGCGGAAATTCGCAGAGGCTTCTGGGGCATGTTTTCCAAGTAGTTTGCGAGGAACGAAACTGAGGAAACACATTGCCACCAACTGTATCAATCTCGACCTCTCTGAAACTGAAGTCACAGATGTGGCTAACTTCATGGGACACAGTAGCAAAATTCACAAAGAACACTATCGTCAACCTATAGCTAGTAGGGAGATATTGAGAATATCTAGAATTTTAGAATTGGCACAAGGTGGCAACGACTCTGAATCAGATAAGGAAGACTGGAATGATGAAGAAAGGGGCAATCGAGAAG tttcTGATGAATTATCGGCTGTGATTAATCAGCCATCGTcgacattttcttcagaatcgaGTGGGATTGCCGAATCTGAGAATTCTTGCAGAAATGCTGAAAGAAAAAGATTAC TTTCTGATGAATTATCGCCGACACAGCCATCGACGTCTTTTTCAGGCCAGACTGTGATTAACGACAGTAGGAATGCCAAAAAGAAAAGATCAA CATCTCCCTTCGGCCTCGTGAAAAAAAAGAAGAGATGGACTGAAGAAGAAACGAGAGTGGCAAATATGCTGTTCGAAGATGCTATCAGAACGGAGATATATCCATCGCTGAAAGCTATACAAGAATTGAAGCAACGATATCCATGCCTGAAAGATAGGAATGCGAATGTAATCAAAACGTGGATATCAAACAAGATCAAGATCAAAAGAGCAAGGCAATCCAATTGA